Genomic DNA from Thermopolyspora flexuosa:
GGGGTACGGTTCGGCGGAAGCGGCCACGCGAGTCCCTCGTCAACCAACGTGCGCAGCAACCGCCGTGCCGTACGCGGGGTCACGCCGAGCATGCGGCCGGCGTTCTCGGCGTCGACCACGGTGTCCCCGCCCTCCAGCTTCGCGGCGAGCCGGGACAGCACCTCCACGCCCTTGGGCTTGGCCGGACCGGCCACCTGGGGAGGCATCCGGGGCGGCGGCACGAGGGCTCTGCCCTCGCGGTCCACCGCGAACCCCTGGGCCTGCTTGCCCGCCTGGCTGCGGGCGAGCGCGGCGCGGGCGTGGCTCTCGGCGTCGTGCGTGGTACGGCCCATGCCGACGCCCACCTCGACCGCGAGCCCGAGCTCGTCCCGGATGCGTCCGGCGAACGGCAGCACCCGGAACCCGTCGGTGGCCGCGTGGATCGAGCCGCGGGTCGCGGTCACCAGGTAGCTGTGGTCGTCGATGGGCCACACCGCGGCGTTCATCCGGTTCGCCTCCTGCACCAGCAGGCGGTGCAGGGAGAGCCGCAGCTCCTCCCGCCAGTAGCGCGGGGCGGCCCGCCGTACCGGCTCACGGAGCGTGGGCACCTCGATGATGATCACCGTGAGCTGTGACTCCTCGAGGCGGTGGTGGGCGCCGAGCAGCGCCGCGGTGTTGAGCGCGGTGCGCACCGCCCCGGCCGTGGGCCGCACCCGGATCACCGGCAGCCCGGCGGCCGACAGCCGGTCGGCCACGGCGGGGATGCAGGTGATCGCGCCGGTGGTGACGCCCTGCCGCATCAGCCGCTCGTGGTACGCCGAGATCGTGCCGGTCGCCCCGGGCTCGTCCCGGCAGTGCACCTCGTTCGACGGCAGGCCGAGGTCGGCGTACGCCTCCTCGACGTCGGCCCGGTTGAGCACGTCGGTGCTCACCCGGCGCGGGTCGATGCGCTCGTCGAGCGCGGCCCGGCCCAACGCCGCGATGAGCGCCGCACCGCCGAGCTGCACGTGCGTCGCGGGCATGGTGAGCACGCCGGCGCGGCGGGCGAGCTCGAACGGCACCGGGCTGGCGAAGAGGCACGCGTCGACGCTCGGGCCGAGCCTGAGCACCTTGTCCGCGGCCTCCTGCTCGTCCCGGTACGCCGCGGCCACCAGCCGGCACGGCACCGGTGCCGAGTTGTGCCCCATGAGCATCACCCGCTCGACGAGGTCGTGGGGCCCGACCACGCCGATCGTGAGGTCTGGGGGCGCGCCTAAGCGTGCCCCGCGCGGAGTGTCTTCCCGCTCGACCAATGTTCGTCCCATCTTGCGTCGCCTTCGGTCGAGGTGCCGCGCCCTGCGCGCCGGGGTCCGCGCGGCGCCGCGACGCGGCACCAGGTGCCTGAACGCGGCGCAGCCCGACCGTCGCCTCCGGGGGAATCGGTGGGATGCTCCGCCGCGCGGCCGTGGCCGCGCGTCCGGTTCGGGCACCGGCGCGCCTCCGCGACACGCGGTTCCCCTCGCCGCCCGGCGTGGCTTCCTCTCCGGTCCGAGTGATAGTTCTCTTTGGAACGATCGCTCGTGACGGCCGAAATGTCACGCCCGGATTTACCGCAATACCGTTCCGGCAGGCAGTAAAGACCCGGCTGACAGGGACATTTCAGCTGGTCAGAACCGAAATTCAGGCGACGGCCCGGAGCGGACGCTATGCGGAAATTTCTCGTACCACATCCGCGCCGAGGGCCCGCAGGCGCTCGGCCACGTAGGAGTGGCCGCGGTCGATGAGGTACGCCGGGGCGATGATCGTCTCGTCCTCGGCGGCGAGCCCGGCGAGCACGAGCGCGATGCCGGAGCGCAGGTCGTGGGCGTCCACGGTGGTGCCGACGAGCTTGGTGGGGCCGTGCACGATGGCGCGGCTGCCCTGCACCTCGATCTTCGCGCCCATCTTGTTCAGCTCGCCGGCGAGCGCGAACCTGCCGTCGAAGATGCGCTCGTGGATGTAGCTCGTCCCCTCCGCCATGGTGGCGAGCGTCATGATCGGCGACTGCAGGTCGGTGGCGAACCCCGGATAGGTGTCGGTGATCACATTGATCGGCCGCAGCCGCCGGGTGCGGCGCACGTGCAGGATCGCGCCGTCGGTGGCGAACTCCACGCCCATCTGCTCGAGCTTCCACCGCACCACGCCGAGGTGCTCCAGGCAGGCGCCGACGAGGTTCACCTCGCCGCCGGTGATCGCCGCGGCGATCGCGAACACGCCCGCGTCGAGCCGGTCGGGCATGACCGAGTACTCGACCGCGCGCAGCTCCTCCACGCCCTCGACGACGAGGAACCCGGTGCCGGAGCCGTGGATGCGGGCGCCCATGCGCCGGAGCATGTTGATCACGTCGAGGACCTCGGGCTCCAGCGCCGCGTTCTCGATCACGGTGGTGCCCTTGGCGAGGGTGGCCGCCATGACGAGGTTCTCGGTGCCGGTGTGCGAGGGGGTGTCGAGGTAGAGCGGCGCGCCGGTGAGCTGCGCGGCCTTGATGTGGATCACCTCGTCGCCCTCGTCCACCACCGCGCCGAGGCGCTTGTACCCCAGGTAGTGGAAGTCGAGCTGGCGGCTGCCGAGGTTGCAGCCGCCGATCCCCTGGATCACCGCCTCGCCGAGGCGGTGCATGAGCGCGGGCACGAAGAGGACCGATCCACGGAAGCGCCGTGCGATCTCCCCGGGTAGCACCGGGCTCGTCAGCCGGGACGCGTCGATCACCAGGACGCGCTCGGACTCGTGCAGCTCCACGTGCGCGCCGACGGCACGGGCGAGCTCCAC
This window encodes:
- a CDS encoding transcriptional regulator — protein: MLMGHNSAPVPCRLVAAAYRDEQEAADKVLRLGPSVDACLFASPVPFELARRAGVLTMPATHVQLGGAALIAALGRAALDERIDPRRVSTDVLNRADVEEAYADLGLPSNEVHCRDEPGATGTISAYHERLMRQGVTTGAITCIPAVADRLSAAGLPVIRVRPTAGAVRTALNTAALLGAHHRLEESQLTVIIIEVPTLREPVRRAAPRYWREELRLSLHRLLVQEANRMNAAVWPIDDHSYLVTATRGSIHAATDGFRVLPFAGRIRDELGLAVEVGVGMGRTTHDAESHARAALARSQAGKQAQGFAVDREGRALVPPPRMPPQVAGPAKPKGVEVLSRLAAKLEGGDTVVDAENAGRMLGVTPRTARRLLRTLVDEGLAWPLPPNRTPQPGRPRQLYRLIVEKLGTH
- the murA gene encoding UDP-N-acetylglucosamine 1-carboxyvinyltransferase, which encodes MVRYRVRGGNVLSGTAFVQGAKNAVLPMIGAALLATEGRTVLRNVPIIEDVRRAVELARAVGAHVELHESERVLVIDASRLTSPVLPGEIARRFRGSVLFVPALMHRLGEAVIQGIGGCNLGSRQLDFHYLGYKRLGAVVDEGDEVIHIKAAQLTGAPLYLDTPSHTGTENLVMAATLAKGTTVIENAALEPEVLDVINMLRRMGARIHGSGTGFLVVEGVEELRAVEYSVMPDRLDAGVFAIAAAITGGEVNLVGACLEHLGVVRWKLEQMGVEFATDGAILHVRRTRRLRPINVITDTYPGFATDLQSPIMTLATMAEGTSYIHERIFDGRFALAGELNKMGAKIEVQGSRAIVHGPTKLVGTTVDAHDLRSGIALVLAGLAAEDETIIAPAYLIDRGHSYVAERLRALGADVVREISA